Proteins found in one Solitalea lacus genomic segment:
- the atpG gene encoding ATP synthase F1 subunit gamma — protein sequence MANLKEVRLRIASVKSTQQITKAMKMVSAAKFRRATDAIVQMRPYANKLKGMLANLSESVADMDNVFTQDREVNNVLLVVVTSNRGLAGAFNNNVIKATNALIAEKYAEQHKKGNLYIVAVGKKAQDFYTRNNFQVIGNNNELFSKLNFANASAIVEAIMEGFAGGKFDHVEMIYNQYKNAAVQILTHEQLLPLPKAVADAHGSKTDYLFEPTKEEIVEELIPKSIRLQFYKAILDSHAAEHGARMTAMDKATDNAGELLRTLTLQYNQARQAAITNEILEIVSGANALAEA from the coding sequence ATGGCCAACTTAAAAGAAGTACGTCTTAGAATTGCATCTGTAAAATCAACGCAACAGATCACCAAAGCCATGAAAATGGTTTCGGCAGCTAAATTTCGTAGAGCAACCGACGCTATTGTTCAAATGCGTCCGTATGCCAATAAGCTGAAAGGTATGCTCGCCAACTTAAGTGAATCAGTTGCCGATATGGATAATGTTTTCACACAGGATCGCGAAGTTAACAACGTGTTGCTTGTAGTGGTTACATCTAACCGTGGTTTGGCCGGTGCTTTCAATAACAACGTAATTAAAGCCACAAATGCGTTAATTGCTGAAAAATATGCAGAGCAACATAAAAAAGGTAATCTGTACATTGTTGCTGTTGGTAAAAAAGCTCAGGATTTCTACACTCGCAATAATTTTCAAGTAATTGGTAATAACAATGAATTATTCAGCAAGTTAAATTTTGCCAACGCTTCTGCCATTGTTGAAGCCATTATGGAAGGTTTCGCCGGGGGCAAGTTTGATCATGTTGAAATGATTTATAACCAGTACAAAAATGCTGCTGTACAGATCCTTACGCATGAGCAACTATTACCATTGCCAAAAGCTGTTGCTGATGCTCATGGTAGCAAAACTGACTATTTGTTTGAGCCTACAAAAGAAGAAATTGTTGAAGAGTTGATTCCTAAATCAATTCGTTTACAATTTTACAAGGCCATTCTTGATTCTCACGCTGCAGAACACGGTGCTCGTATGACAGCGATGGATAAAGCAACTGATAATGCTGGTGAATTGTTAAGAACCTTAACATTACAATATAACCAGGCTCGTCAGGCTGCAATTACTAACGAAATTTTAGAAATCGTTTCTGGTGCAAACGCTTTGGCGGAAGCATAA